In Haliaeetus albicilla chromosome 18, bHalAlb1.1, whole genome shotgun sequence, the DNA window GCGCTCGGTCTCACAGGCACACACGCAGATGCTGCTAGCTTTAGACCAACTTCGTAAACCTGAGCAGAAAGGGCAGTGCACAAAGACCTCCCGCAGCTTACTGTGTCATCGAGGGGACTGCATTACTCATTTCAACATCTTAGCATCTTTATCATCCAAATAGGTTGGCTGTTCAGTGCTGACTCGCTGGAAAGATTATCACCTGCTGAACCACCAGCTCATTCCTTGAAGCACTCTAGGGGACTAAGTCTCTATTCTCTTGCACCTTAAACCTTATCTCCATGGTTTTATGCCTTCCACGGGAACACAGAGGCAGCACTACCCATCTACTATTCTGATTTGATAGGAAATTACTTGCATTATTTATACATAAAGCGAGGAATGCAGCTCACTCAACTTCAGCCATTTAGAAGTTAGTCAGCCCATCTAAGATAGTTGACTTAGTGCTACAAGAAGTGCTGGAAAGGGAAGACATTCCAGAGCATGATCCTCCCACCCTTCTTAGGGACCTGATAGCTTGGGATGTCTTGTCCCCAGAGgtgcttctttctctgctggagCCTGGAAGACTGCCTTGCAGTAGATGACAGCTAAACGGCTAATGTTAGATGAGCTGAATCCCATGCAGTGTGATAGCCAGTGGAAAGTCATGCCCCTGCTTTTCCCTCAAGGTTTCTTCTTCACAGACCTTTCCCTTGTTTAGCTGACAAAAGACTAAGAAATCAGAGTTTGCAGCAATTTGGCTGCAAGGCAGATAAAATCAGTAGTCAAACAAAAGCAGCTAAGATAGCCAAGACTGCCTGAAAAGTTAAATGCATGCTCTTCTCATACAGATGAATGCATTTAAAGTAACTTTAGTTTCGCCATTCTCCCAGGGCAGCCCATTAATCTTTTGGTAACATCCATCATCATGGGCAGGACAAGTACGAGGGAATCCTCTCCTGGAGGTGCTCCTGTGCTCTCTCTCATTACTATATCACCTGGCCTATTTACAGTCCTGTGTGTTTTTAACATCCCAATGTCCTCTCAGAGGTGGCAGTGCAGAAGTTTTCCCAATAATTATTTGCAAATAGGTAACACAAAGATGTGccactgttttctctttggGAGATCCGTAGTAGATCAGGAGGGTAGTGAATGTCAGGCATCCACTGTTTATAAACTCGGCATCCATCTTATTTTTATGCACCTGGTATAGGagttattttctgaaatgtagGCATTTTCAGTGCATGGCATCCACAGCCAAGTTAGTTACCCTACATTATTCCCAGCAAAGAGATGAGGACAAATATTTCTCATTCTAGCAATAAAGAGGTGATGCTAGACCTATTTAATCCACTGACTATGAAGAAAGGCTAGGGAATTAGATAAGATGTAGACATCTATACTGTAGGCTGTTAAAGCTAAAGGTGACCTGAATCCCATCTCTGTAAACCAATCCTCCTGAAGGATGAGGCCAAGCTCCCTACGCACTCAGTAGAAAGAAGTAAGTGACTCTGAGGTTGTTCAGAGAGATACAGCCTTCCCTGACTAAGCCTTCCTTTTGGGGGCTTTCCCTTTCTAtacaacacagaaaatgcaGGTGCACTCATGGAATTTCTTCACTAGGCACTTACAGTTCAGTTGTTTAGATGAAGTGGATCCCAATCCAGATTTTCTGAGTCCTGGATTAACTTCCCTAACTGGTGAAATAACTTTTCTTCTAAGCTACAAGCCTGCCTTGAACAGTCAGTCTTTGCTTGTGGGAATACGGTACAGTACCTACCCATCTTCTGTAGACTGGGTGTACAGGACATTGCTGAATGACCATGCACAAGTGGTTGATATGTTTAGGGAAGGTCGCTGTACTTGTCTGAGCACCTCGTCTTCAAcatctctcttctctgcaggCATCCATCCAACCCCACTTAGCTACAGCTCTGTTTACGTGCAGATCTAACAGCCCCAGGAATTCGTGTGCACCTGGATGCTCCAGTTAAGAAGACTCTCTTTCTGCTGAGGCTGtgcaaaaaagtgaaaaaagcaaGCACTAGAGTTGTGATGAGTTGTAACAGTCAgataaaacaaacagaattagaggaaggaaataaatagaACCATCCTGTTGTATATGATAAGCAACTGTAGTAGCTTGCTCCATGCTTCATTGTGCTTAGGACTTCCCTATTCTTGGGCTTTCTCAAACATGCCCGAGCAATTTTGTCCATGGAGAAAAAATTATTGACCCTAGCTGacactgctttgagcaggggtttTGACTAGACTgtttccagaggtcccttcccacctcagcgATGCTGTGATTCTACAGTTTTCATCATCAGTTTGGGTCTTTGGATATTGAGCAGCGGGGTCAGACCCCATCCAGACAAGCAGTCGCTGCACAATGTCAGCTGTGCACATAGCCAGCCGTTGATCTGAGCCGTGCAACAGCTTCCACATGTCCTGGATACGTCAGGATCCCTGTGCGGGTGCCCAGACGCCCATGTGGAATTTCTTAGATGGAGGTATGGGAGCCTGATCAAGCTGAGCAAGATGTGTTTAAAAGGCTGCATGGCATAAATAAATCTTAAGGGGGGATTAGGGGGATGACAAAGCTGTGGCTTCTGATAGGGAAGCCACGCTGTTTGGAAAGATTGCAACTAAAAAGGAGAGCCTTTGGCAACCAGATTTTTGTCTCTATTTTTGTATTAGTTACCGCTCCTTGTATTTTAACCCCCATTACTCTTTAACCATTTAAGAATAATTTGTGACAGTTATTTGTCTAAACCAGATTACCTCAAGGTTTGTTGAGCTTCCTCTGCTCTCCGATGTATGGAAAAACGTTACACTTAATTTGGTTCGTTTGGCCAGTGTGTGAACAGGGATTAGCCGTGCTATATATGGACCATAAACACTGTTCTGGTTAACACTACGGTTGAGCCAAACCTGAACCTTTCATCTCACCCTTTGCAAACTTTGGTGGTTTGGATGGAAATGGAACCTGTATTCGaactgtgctttattttttgttttttttgttttgaaaaaccAAAGCCCAATCAATAACAGTTTGGAAACCCAATGTCCAACATCCTCAGCCCACCTCTAGTGAAAAGGGATCGAGCGCCTGTGTAGGCAAGGACTTTGTGTTGGGAAGAAAGCCAATATACAAAGGAAGGAAACTGTTTCAAGGAACCTGCAGTAACTTTCCGTAAAAATCTCAGGGACATAAGAGCATGCTGAATTTTGTGTCATAATCCCCTCCAACCAAAATGTGTGTTTGGTTAAGGAAAACATGGTGGTCCAATGTGGGACAAAGATGGACTTTTGTTGGCTGCATGTCCAATTGGTTTGGTGTTAGAAATGACGGAGAAAAGCCCTCATTTGCTTTTGACTCACAGTTTCAGTTTGCTATCTGGAACACCAAACCAGCCAGTAATGAAAATGGATTTCTCACATCAGATTTTTTAGATGCcagaaataataatagtatGGTGTTAACACCTTAGTACTTGGCTTTCTCTAGGTTGTTTTAACCTAGATAAATCTATTAATTTGTGTCTTTGTATCCACAGCAGTGCCTTAAAATTTGCACTTAATTGCAGCAGAAGTAGTTTTAAAATCCATCTGTCTTACACTGACCATTCCTGTAGCATCTCACCACCTTCTGTATAATGCGTTCCCAATGCTAAAATAAAGATCAGCGGCGTGGTATAGTAATTCCACTTATGCAGATACTCGAGGCTGTTGAAAGGCTAACATTTCCTATTACATTTCTGGCTTTCAGAATTATTGTAAAAATAGGATCATCCTTACCATACAGTATTTACCAACCAAGCACAGCGGGTAGAGCACCTTGGACCATAGAGTGGCTCTCCAAACCTTTGCATGTTCCCCAGAGGCTGCTCTGTCATCCTACACTGTATATGTTGAACTCAGTCCAAGCAAGCATGTTTCTAATTACTTCAGTGGACATTGGATGAGGTCCACTGAACTGCTTGCAAGGTAGCATAGGTGTCAAGCTGGGACACACAGTGTCAAAAACTTCTTTCTCAGTCTCTTTGTTGATTTTTATAGCTGAAGCTGCTAAATATCTACAGGCAGGGATCTATGTCTAATTTTAATTGTGTGAACTCTGTCATGCTTccacataaaaaataaagctattgaAGAGTTTAAGCCACGAACTAGCTCCTACTGTTTCTGGTGATGACCTGTCCATTCAAAGCAGAATGCTGAAAACTGGGACCCTCTATGAAGCAGTAATTAACTTTGGCTCTGGCAGCAGCTGTCCAGCCCTCACATCTCCATGGGAGATCTGAGTCAGTTAGGACATTACCATCGTTCCATGACTGGCCAGGAAAACACAGTAGGTGATTCACCAGCTAATGCATACCTATGAGATGTCAACCAGAAAAATGTTAAGGCCTGTCCACAGGCTTTATGAAGAATCAGAGTGGAAGGATACTTTAGATTTATAATGTTAAGTTGCATGTTTACCTACAGCAGGCTTTTGTCTGTGAGTATGTCTGTTCTTTTCTAATTGGCCTTACAGAGAGTACCACTGTTCTCCCTTGAATCAAAAAGGCCCGGTCCCACTGAAGTGACAGCAAGCAACAGTCCCTGTATGTAAGTATGTGTGTGAATCAAGGCTCATGATGTGTCTTCCTTGCAGACTCAGACCCTTGCACACCTGACGCTCCACCTGCTGCCACTTCACCACCAACCTCTGAAGAACCTGGACCTTTCACAGCTCCAGCatcaccctcctcttcctctgacACCGGTACTGCGTCATTTTCACCACCATTACCTGCCTGCGTTGCAGCCCTACATCCCAAACCACCTCCTGTTCCACCATCGACATCAACTTCTGCTGCCACTGTTCACCCTGGACTCCCTTCTCTTCCCGCGCCACCCGCCTCTGCTCCATCCCTGCACCCTGGACTTTATCTGCCGGTGGTCCCACCCGGCAGTGCCACCCACCTCATCAACTGGCTGCCCTTCCTTGCTTCTGCAACCCTCGCCACCATtcaagggaaggaggaagaccAACCACCCATAAGAACGGGCTCCCTGGAAGGCATGaagcgcagcagcagcacacccccccacccctcccacgATGGAAATCCCCAGGCAGCACCTATGGGAGACAGGGCTCCGGGGGCTGCTCCCTCGCCGCCAGCTGCCCACGCCATGCCCCCGAGCTCCGAGCAGGCGTCGGCGAATGTGAGCGACATCCTGGCAGAGCTGCGGACGATGAACAGCCACCTCTCCACCATCGCCCGAGCCCTGACGCAGCTGGCGTCGTCGCTGGCACCGCAGCAGGACACGCGTGGCACCCCACCGCCGTAGCGCCGGGCTCTGCACCCCACGGTGGAGGTcgggtggaggaaagggaccCGACCCAAACCTGCCCATATCGTCTGTGCCAGTTCACTGCACTCGCCGACACCGACCACGTCTCCCCagtgggtttttctgtttgtttgtttatttgctcCTTGTAAATGGCTGcctatattaaaaaatagttttgtggTCTTGTTAATAAAATTGTTTATATTTCTTGCATTCCTTTCGGATGTGCTCGCTCCCCTCCTCTCACCCATTAACCACACGAGCACTAGTAGGAATCGGTGAGGTCTCGCACAGAGAATGCGGAGAATCTGAAGCAGTGAGAAGTTAACCGTGACAAAATGCTTGAGGAGGTGACAAAACCCCTCTGAGCAATGTGGGGGACACAGACAGGAAAGAACATaacaaaaccctgaaaaatTCTCCTATTCTTCTCCATCCACACTGCATGGCACGGCTCTGTTGAAGTTGGAGCTCTTCCCAGTGCGCTAAATTTCAGGGGTAATTGTAATTACTGATGCAGGTAAGGGCCATAAAAAATTGTTCAGAATACAATGCATGGTAGTTGTCTAAGCAGTACTTGGTCTGAACAGCTACCAAACAGCCTCATCCACCTCTTGTCCTCTGAGAGAGTGTGAACCAAAGGCACCGCGTATCTGTTTTACTTGCCAGTGGTGCCTGAGGTTCTTCAAGGGCATAAATGGGCCAAGCTAATTTACAGCAATTAGCCAGGCACACGTGGATAGATCCCAACATTTCACCATCTTTTTCCTATTGCCAAGCTGCAGCGGCTTGCCTAAAGGTGGCATTGAAGGCGTGAAACCTCAAACAATCCTCTTTGTGGATGGGGAAAGAGCTCTTGGGCACGAATCCAGGGCTCGCCCCTCCAAGATGCGTGACCTGGAGAGCGGCTGGTGAGGTACCCTCGGACGCTGCCTGTCCCGACAGAGGCACCAGAGCTGGGAGCCAAAGGTCGGGATGTGCTCGGTGCTCTGGAAGAGCCGCGGGAAAGAGGACTCGCAGCTCTCGCAGAGCCATTTTGTGCATCTCGGCCGCAGTCTGCCCATAGAGCAAACAACCATCGGTCAAAATAAGATATTTTCCCAAAGGTGGGCCAAGCACAGGGCCAGTGGAGGCTGAGGCAGGCTGTGTGGCTGCTCTGCCTTTCATCCcaatgaattaaaatgaaacaaatgctCGTGGCAAACGAGAGAAAATAAAGGCCTCTGTGAAGTTGGGTATGATCTCGCCTTAATTTAGCCGTGCAGCCCTCAGATATCAAGATCTGAGGCCATCTC includes these proteins:
- the LOC138689690 gene encoding uncharacterized protein, which translates into the protein MQLMKVRLSSPKAVCRRRQEDRSCLQACAWFRNSDPCTPDAPPAATSPPTSEEPGPFTAPASPSSSSDTGTASFSPPLPACVAALHPKPPPVPPSTSTSAATVHPGLPSLPAPPASAPSLHPGLYLPVVPPGSATHLINWLPFLASATLATIQGKEEDQPPIRTGSLEGMKRSSSTPPHPSHDGNPQAAPMGDRAPGAAPSPPAAHAMPPSSEQASANVSDILAELRTMNSHLSTIARALTQLASSLAPQQDTRGTPPP